One Desulfobulbus oligotrophicus DNA segment encodes these proteins:
- a CDS encoding (Fe-S)-binding protein → MTETTTATRPNKTYHDELAIIRAELDKCMKCGNCMAVCPVYGVERKEAAVTRSKVAVAQAVLDGDLELDDPEVYEMAFNCLVCKSCMINCPTKVNFDRIMLALRAALVRKNGLPWLKKMIFSTLRHPKLFDAGMRLGATMQSLVFRSEKESRAISPRSPFALAGGAIGFDAERKLPGLNSTPLREQVPEVVRVTNPVASVAFFTGDSLNYFYPEAGRDLIEVLTANNIEVHIPKGQNCCGVPVLVHGDIDTVRTLARNNIDIFEATGCDYLITGCGSCGGAWQHDYSELLANDPVYGPKAEKWAKQTYDISTFLTRIIRLRAPQGRIDKVVTYHDSCHLKKSMGVAVEPREILRLIPGVTFREMSAPDTCCGSGGSYVLTHFQTASTIGRKKAEDIDRTGAETVSVGCPACMMQLLDNVHRFGAYQEVTHFISLLAESYRREKN, encoded by the coding sequence ATGACCGAGACCACAACCGCCACCCGGCCGAACAAGACCTACCATGATGAACTCGCGATCATCCGCGCAGAACTCGACAAGTGCATGAAATGCGGTAACTGCATGGCTGTCTGCCCGGTGTACGGGGTGGAACGGAAGGAGGCCGCGGTCACACGGTCCAAGGTCGCTGTGGCACAGGCCGTGCTCGACGGTGACCTCGAACTGGACGACCCGGAAGTTTACGAGATGGCGTTCAACTGCCTGGTGTGCAAGTCCTGCATGATCAACTGTCCGACCAAGGTCAATTTCGACCGTATCATGCTCGCTCTGCGTGCCGCCCTGGTGCGCAAGAACGGTCTGCCCTGGCTGAAGAAGATGATCTTCTCCACCCTCAGGCATCCGAAGCTGTTTGATGCCGGTATGCGCCTTGGTGCGACCATGCAGTCCCTCGTATTCCGCAGCGAAAAGGAGAGTCGGGCAATCTCACCGCGTTCGCCCTTTGCCCTGGCCGGCGGCGCCATTGGTTTCGATGCCGAGCGCAAGCTGCCCGGCCTGAACAGTACGCCGCTGCGCGAACAGGTGCCCGAGGTGGTGCGGGTGACCAATCCGGTCGCCAGCGTGGCGTTTTTCACCGGCGACTCACTGAATTACTTCTATCCTGAGGCCGGCCGGGACCTGATTGAGGTGCTCACCGCCAACAACATCGAGGTCCATATCCCTAAGGGGCAGAACTGCTGCGGTGTTCCTGTGCTGGTACACGGCGATATTGATACCGTCCGCACTCTGGCCAGAAACAACATCGATATCTTCGAGGCCACCGGCTGCGACTACCTGATCACCGGCTGCGGTTCCTGCGGCGGTGCCTGGCAGCACGACTACAGCGAACTGCTGGCAAACGACCCGGTCTACGGACCCAAGGCCGAAAAGTGGGCCAAACAGACCTATGACATCTCGACCTTCCTCACCCGCATCATCCGGCTGCGTGCACCACAGGGCCGGATCGACAAGGTGGTGACCTACCACGATTCCTGTCACCTGAAAAAATCCATGGGAGTGGCGGTGGAACCGCGCGAGATCCTGCGCCTGATCCCGGGCGTCACGTTCAGGGAGATGAGTGCTCCGGACACCTGTTGCGGCAGCGGCGGCTCATACGTGCTCACCCACTTTCAGACCGCTTCGACAATCGGCCGGAAAAAAGCCGAGGACATCGACCGGACCGGTGCGGAGACCGTATCCGTGGGCTGCCCTGCCTGCATGATGCAGCTGCTCGACAATGTCCATCGTTTTGGCGCCTACCAGGAGGTGACACACTTTATCAGCCTGCTGGCTGAGTCCTATCGGCGGGAAAAAAACTGA
- a CDS encoding DUF6125 family protein: MSKTTGLDRQIDQGMLVKMVMDGFHRIIVHYGVWFAEVQHQIGLEKALKVEEEVWQATLGNQLDRLGKTLGFSTENGTPAFLQTMSQEALLDLIEKISINWLANDGIWFQAVEQRFGMGDAKRCNDTCWTRFSPFEAARIKNLLGLPDNGGVAALKKALAFRMYAFINEQSIEEVSDTCLIFYMNNCRVQAARKRKGLADYPCKSAGMVEYPTFARTIDSRFVTECVGCPPDPHPAEWFCAWKFTLQEE; the protein is encoded by the coding sequence ATGAGCAAGACAACCGGGTTGGACAGACAGATCGATCAGGGCATGCTGGTTAAAATGGTGATGGACGGTTTTCATCGGATAATCGTCCATTACGGTGTCTGGTTTGCCGAAGTGCAGCATCAGATCGGTCTGGAAAAGGCTCTTAAAGTTGAGGAAGAGGTGTGGCAGGCAACGTTAGGCAACCAGCTCGACCGCCTCGGCAAGACTCTGGGGTTCTCCACTGAAAACGGTACGCCAGCATTTTTACAGACCATGTCTCAGGAGGCTCTGCTCGATCTGATCGAAAAAATAAGCATCAACTGGTTGGCCAACGACGGTATCTGGTTTCAGGCGGTGGAACAGCGATTCGGCATGGGTGATGCCAAGCGGTGCAACGACACCTGCTGGACCCGGTTTTCTCCCTTTGAGGCCGCCCGGATCAAGAACCTGCTCGGTCTGCCCGACAACGGAGGTGTGGCCGCCTTGAAAAAGGCCCTTGCCTTTCGCATGTATGCCTTTATCAACGAACAGTCCATTGAAGAGGTGAGTGACACCTGTCTGATTTTTTATATGAACAACTGTCGGGTACAGGCTGCCAGAAAACGCAAGGGGCTTGCCGACTATCCATGTAAATCCGCCGGTATGGTGGAGTACCCTACCTTTGCCCGGACCATTGACAGCCGTTTTGTGACGGAATGTGTCGGCTGCCCGCCGGACCCTCACCCGGCAGAGTGGTTTTGTGCCTGGAAGTTCACGTTACAGGAAGAATAA
- a CDS encoding PaaI family thioesterase, translating to MIVDPTTLRPIVNVDGQTCFGCGVHNPVGLHMEFYTDDRQVYSFLSIPAAMAGWDQTAHGGIVSTILDEIMGWSVIYLLRKIGVTKTMTVTFLKPVQVEQPLTVIGSIEEIVSEREVLVNGVLHGEDGAVYATSRATFVPMSAKTAVRLKVMSSPYLERFLPVLEQDWAT from the coding sequence ATGATCGTTGATCCCACCACCTTACGACCAATTGTCAATGTTGACGGACAGACCTGTTTCGGCTGCGGCGTGCACAACCCCGTCGGCCTACACATGGAATTCTACACCGATGACCGGCAGGTCTATTCGTTCCTCTCTATCCCTGCTGCCATGGCAGGGTGGGATCAGACCGCTCACGGAGGTATCGTCTCAACCATTCTCGACGAGATCATGGGGTGGTCGGTTATTTATTTACTCAGAAAAATCGGGGTGACCAAAACCATGACCGTCACCTTTCTCAAACCGGTACAGGTGGAACAGCCGCTCACCGTGATCGGTAGCATCGAGGAGATAGTATCGGAACGGGAAGTGCTGGTAAACGGTGTGCTCCACGGTGAAGACGGTGCTGTTTATGCCACCTCCCGGGCAACGTTTGTCCCCATGAGCGCCAAAACGGCTGTACGGTTGAAGGTGATGAGTTCGCCCTACCTGGAGCGGTTTCTGCCGGTTCTGGAACAGGACTGGGCTACTTAA
- a CDS encoding beta/alpha barrel domain-containing protein has product MKVVLQEESLWEGLQTEGRLLSLAEKLEIVRLLVGAGVRRLQLGGFANPRSVPQAANTDALASLVRQEYPELLCSAFVYNEKGLERAHLCGLQRVSTFVPVSDTDSRRHGGRPMDQYLKAAVRLIRSAVEAGFVVQAGIRSAFGCVYEGGISTTVILETVDRLVAAGATSLHLADTAGLAHPHQVRHLAGAFRAAFPDRELVLHLHDTRGLGLVNIYAGYEAGVRVFDVAAGGLGSCIFVQGAPGNVATEDAVHLFEGMGVDTGIDLSAFCRAVTTLETLLERQLPGRICRSLAASPGIRTETPDQLSA; this is encoded by the coding sequence ATGAAAGTTGTCTTGCAAGAAGAATCACTATGGGAAGGGCTGCAGACCGAAGGCCGGTTACTGAGCCTGGCGGAGAAACTCGAAATCGTCAGGTTATTGGTGGGTGCCGGTGTGCGCCGATTGCAGCTGGGCGGTTTTGCCAATCCCCGTTCCGTTCCCCAGGCGGCGAATACGGATGCCCTGGCCTCGCTGGTCCGCCAGGAGTACCCGGAGCTGCTCTGCAGTGCCTTTGTGTACAATGAAAAGGGGCTGGAGCGGGCACATCTCTGCGGTCTGCAACGGGTCAGCACCTTTGTGCCGGTTTCGGATACCGACAGCCGGCGGCATGGCGGTCGGCCGATGGACCAGTACCTGAAGGCAGCTGTCCGTCTGATACGATCTGCCGTAGAGGCTGGTTTTGTCGTGCAGGCCGGGATACGCAGTGCTTTTGGCTGTGTTTACGAAGGCGGGATTTCGACGACAGTCATTTTAGAGACAGTCGATCGCCTGGTGGCCGCCGGTGCAACCAGTCTTCATCTGGCTGATACCGCCGGATTGGCTCATCCGCACCAGGTACGGCATTTGGCAGGTGCGTTCCGGGCCGCTTTTCCTGACCGGGAACTGGTTCTGCATCTGCATGATACCCGTGGCCTGGGACTGGTGAACATCTATGCCGGCTACGAGGCCGGAGTCCGGGTGTTTGATGTGGCCGCCGGTGGTCTGGGAAGTTGTATTTTTGTGCAGGGAGCACCTGGCAATGTGGCCACTGAAGACGCGGTGCACCTCTTTGAGGGGATGGGCGTTGACACTGGTATTGATTTAAGCGCCTTTTGCCGGGCGGTCACCACTTTAGAAACACTGCTTGAGCGGCAGTTGCCCGGCCGGATCTGCCGTTCACTGGCAGCCTCTCCCGGTATCAGGACGGAAACTCCGGATCAGCTGTCTGCTTAA
- a CDS encoding flavodoxin family protein yields the protein MNIVSLLGSARKNGTSARIARAFTDTAVAYGATVTEYPLNTMQYRGCQGCEGCHTRSDRCVLRDDATPALDQLYHADIVLFAAPVYFGDTCGQFKSFYDRMWSLLRTDTDDDEAYSRLPPGKTAILLLTHVDRAAAHDDVVERYTRTLELYGFTVRTLTAAGLLLQPNTDVDSYLQAATVLARELMRAE from the coding sequence TTGAACATCGTCTCTCTCCTGGGCAGCGCCCGGAAAAACGGCACCAGCGCACGTATCGCCCGGGCCTTTACCGACACTGCCGTCGCCTACGGTGCCACAGTCACCGAATATCCCCTCAACACCATGCAGTACCGCGGCTGTCAGGGATGCGAAGGCTGCCATACCCGCTCCGATCGCTGCGTACTCCGTGACGATGCCACTCCTGCACTTGATCAGCTCTACCACGCTGATATCGTTCTTTTTGCCGCACCTGTCTACTTCGGGGACACCTGTGGTCAGTTCAAATCGTTTTATGACCGCATGTGGTCACTCCTTCGCACAGACACCGACGACGATGAAGCGTACAGCCGACTGCCGCCGGGCAAGACAGCAATACTGCTGCTGACCCATGTGGACAGGGCCGCCGCCCACGATGATGTTGTGGAACGTTATACGCGTACCCTGGAACTGTACGGCTTTACAGTTCGCACGCTGACCGCTGCCGGTCTCCTCCTGCAGCCGAACACAGACGTTGATTCGTACCTGCAGGCGGCAACCGTCCTTGCCCGGGAGCTGATGCGGGCGGAGTAA
- a CDS encoding nitroreductase family protein, translating into MDLQFVVNPDLCIQCGACADDCPLRVIQMESGYPSLNPARVRLCIHCQHCLAVCPTGALSILGFKPEDSLPLPESLPNAQQMIALIKGRRSTRRFLPEPLDPGLIEQMLATIANGPTGKNNRQCLFSVIEDPATMAVFRHELLEGLRRAVAERRLSQGLSYFRHVVSAWDKGRDIIFRNAPHLLIVTVPSTITTPDADSIIAMTYFELLAASMGIGTLWNAMIRWAISTIDIDLYQRLNIPEDHIKSYALLFGRPDVQYHRTVQRDQVMINRVRLV; encoded by the coding sequence ATGGACCTGCAATTTGTCGTTAACCCGGATCTCTGTATCCAGTGTGGAGCCTGTGCAGATGATTGTCCGTTACGAGTCATTCAGATGGAATCCGGCTATCCATCCCTCAATCCGGCCAGGGTCCGTCTTTGCATTCACTGTCAGCACTGTCTGGCTGTCTGCCCCACCGGCGCCCTCTCCATCTTGGGTTTTAAGCCGGAAGATTCACTGCCCCTGCCGGAGAGTCTTCCCAACGCACAGCAGATGATCGCCCTGATCAAGGGACGGCGTTCAACACGTCGTTTTCTGCCCGAACCTCTGGACCCCGGCCTGATCGAGCAGATGCTCGCCACCATTGCCAATGGTCCCACCGGCAAGAACAACCGGCAGTGCCTGTTCTCAGTGATTGAAGATCCCGCCACCATGGCTGTTTTCCGGCACGAGCTCCTGGAAGGTTTGCGTCGGGCGGTTGCTGAAAGGCGGCTCAGCCAGGGCCTGAGCTATTTCCGGCACGTGGTTTCAGCCTGGGACAAGGGCCGTGACATCATCTTCCGAAACGCCCCGCACCTTCTGATTGTCACAGTTCCTTCGACAATAACCACGCCGGATGCCGACAGTATCATTGCCATGACCTACTTTGAACTGCTGGCAGCCAGCATGGGGATCGGTACCCTCTGGAATGCCATGATCCGCTGGGCAATTTCCACCATCGATATTGACCTGTATCAACGTCTCAACATCCCGGAAGACCACATCAAGAGTTATGCGCTGCTCTTCGGTCGACCGGATGTGCAATACCATCGGACCGTACAGCGCGATCAGGTCATGATCAATCGGGTCCGCCTGGTATGA